The Dehalococcoidia bacterium genomic interval CCGCGTGTGTGGTGGTGCTGGTGCCATCGGCTGCCAGCACGTTCACTTTGTAGATATTGTCTCCACCGTCGTCCGTTGGAGCTTCGAAATCAGGATCAGTGGCAAATTCAAGATCGCCTGACTGCGTGATCGTGAAGTCGTCTTCATCGGCACCCGATAGCGACAACGTGACTTGATCAATTTCCGGATCGGTCGCGGTGTACCTTTCAACCGTGCCTGGATCACTCTCAGCGTACTCAATCGTTGTGGCACCGGTGATAACCGGGGGTTCGTTAATGCCAGTAACCGTGATGGTATCGTCCGTCGTGGTGGTTGCACTGCCGTCGTCGGCCTTGCCGTCATGTACGCTGACGATCACGGTGTACGAGGACTTTGTATCCTCATCCAGTGGGTCCTTCGTCAGAATCTGACCACTTGTCGAGTTGATGTCGAACGACGAGGCATCGGTCCCACCCAGTATGTAGGTGAGTACGGCGTCCACGTCTGGGTCAACAGCTGTTACTGGCAAGCCGATATTCTGACTCGCCTCGGTGTTCTCGACAACGCTCCTCTGACCGTCCTCAGTCGACGGGAACGCGGTAGCCTCGTTAACGTCGGTAACGGTCACCGTCACGTTAGCTCGACGGTGTTGTTGCCATCCGAGGCCTTGACAGTCACGAGATACACGCTGTTTGTGTCCGCATCCGTTGGGGCTTCCCGATCGGGTACGGACTTGCAGGTCAATACGCCATCCGTGATGTCGAAGTCGTCAGCGTCGTCACCCGCGAGGGTCCAAATGGGCGAGACTCCCTCGGGATCGTCGGCCGAGTAAGTTGCCACAGCTCTGCCGGAGTTCTCCGCAACGGAGACGGTGTTCGTGCCCGTCAGCGTCGGAGGTTCGTTGATGTCACTGACCGTGATTGTCACAACTACAGTGTCGTCAATATCCGTGGAGGGGCTGCCGTCCGCCGCCCTGCCATCGTGGACATTTACAGTGATCACATAGGTGTCCTCAACGTCGCTATCGAGGCTGGACACCGCCGTGATCTGTCCGTTGCCGTCGATATTGAACAACGAGGCACCCGTCCCGCTGAGTGAGTAAGTGAGCGTGTCGCCGTCGTCCGGGTCGTCGGCCTCTACAGGCAGCCCGACCTCGGCGTTCAGCCCTGCGTTCTCTTCCACACTGCGGCTGGTGGTTGCTATCGGGAACTCGGGGTCTTCATTGACGTCTGTGACCGTAACGACTACTGGCAGCGTGCCCGTGCTGTTACCGTCGAACGCCTGCACGATTACCCGATAGAGTTCCTGTGTCTCATGGTCCGGCGAGCTGTTGAAGGTCAGGTCTCCGCTAGAGTTGATGTCCATCGCGTCGGCGTTGTCACCCGATAGTGACCACGTGATTCCGTCTCCCTCAGGGTCGACATCATCGTAGCTAGCGACTGTCCCCGAGGTGTTCTCTGCAAACTCAGGCGAATCGTCCCCAGTCACGTCAGGTGTCTCGTTCACGTCTTCAATGAAGACGTTTACCTGCAGCGAACTGGTGCTGTTACCGTCTGACGCTTCGACGATTACAAAGTAGTAGTCAACGTCTTCGTAATCAGGAGGCGTCACAAACTTGAGCACACCGCCAGTAATCGTGAACGAGTCCTTGTCGTCACCTGACAGGCCCCAATGATGTTCTGGCCTTCTGGATCGGTCGCCGTGAACGTCCCGACAGGGTCCCTGCCGTTTTCCAAGTAGTTAAACGTGGACGTCCCAGTCAGCACCGGCGGATCGTTGACCCCTTGGACGTTGATCGTCACGTCTATAGAGTCGTCCGTGTCCGTATCTGAATTGCCGTCTGCGTCCCTGCTGTCACGCACTTCTACGGTGACCTCGTAGGTCTTCTGACCACCATCGAAGTCCAGGGCGTCCTTGGTCTTAATCTGACCCGTCGATGAATCGATGTCGAACGACGACGAATCTGTCCCACTCAGAGAGTAGATCAGCGTATCGCTGGCATCCTGGTCAGTCGCCGTTACTGGGTTACCGACCGGGCGGTCTGCCTGGTCGCCCTCGTCGACGTTTCGAGACGTGCTGGAGCCTTCAGTGAATTCCGGCTTCTCATTAACATTGGTGACCGTTACTGTCACATCCAGCTCACCCTCTACTGAGCCGTCTGAGGCAACCACCGCTACGTTGTACACGTTGTCGGAGTTTGAGTCAGTCGCGTCTTCGTAGTCCGGTGGCGCGCCGAACAGAAGCGTTCCGTTGTTTTCGTGGATGACAAAGTCGTCAGCATCGTCCCCTTGAAGCGACCAAACAATCGTGTCGTTTCCAGGGTTGGTAGCCGAGTACTGGGCCACGTCACCTGTACCGTTTTCGGTGTAATCTATCGAGGACGTCCCGGTAACCACGGGGCCTCTAAAGACGTTGATGGTCACCTTGATGGTGTCATCGTCCTCCGTAGATGTTGTTGTCGTGCCTGTGGGATCCACGCCGTCCCGAATCCCCACTATTACAGAATATGGAGTCTCGGCAAATAGGAGTTTCTTATTGATGGAGAGGAGGCCCGTAGACGCGGAAATTGTGAAGTCAGCTGCGTCGTCCCCTTTTAGTGAATAGATGTGAACGGCATCGTTGTCCGGATTTATGGCCTCAACAGCTGGGTAGATAGGCTGTCCTGCAGGTGTGTCTTCGAGGACCTGTCTGGTGGTGGAATTCTCCCAGAAGAATCGTGGCTCGGGCTCTTGGTCCGTGATGTGGACCGTAAGCGGGAAGTATGCGTACGGGAAACCCCTGCCACTGCCGGAGATGAGCAACTCATAGTCGTTGTTTCCGTCACTGTCTATGGCCTTCTCGTAGTCCGCACCAGGCTCTCTGAACACGAGCTCGAATTCGGCAGTTGTGGAGGAGATGTCTCTTACTTTCTCAAAGGCGAAAAGCCTGTCGTCGGTCTGTGTTCTGTGTATGCCCAGGTTGGCCCATGAGGTCGTTGCGTTTTCGTAGTAGCGCTCGTTGGGGTCTATTGCTTCATAGAGCACGCCAGTGGTGGTGCTGTTCTCCATTGCTTGAATACTGGAATATCCGCTGATTGCGATTGGATCAAACGGGATATCAGGGTAGTTGTACCCATATATCTTCTTGGTAACTGAGTCCACAACGTAAACCCATCTATAGTCGACCCAGACGCCGGCAGGATCATTGTTTCCGAGTCTGCCGAGGCCATTGATTTCCTTACCTAGCACGTTTACCCAGCCCCTGTCTAGGTAGTGACGATCCTCGTATGCGTAGATTTTGTCGTCCTCATCGTCGGCCACAGACATCGAGAAAGAGTTGAAGAAGAGTCCAGTTGGGTTCTCGTTGTCGTCGTGAAGGTCGAAGACTCTTGAAGAAGTGCTACTGTGGACGTAAGGTCCACTGTTTTCCCTACTGTATTGGAACACCTTACCTGCATCACCTCCGTTGACGTCGACAACAAATATGGAGCCTGACACATCATTGAGTGTGTTCTCGTCTATTCCCCTGGGATCAGAATTGGCCGAGTCCAGTGTGAACTCATCAACGGACACGCGCTGGCTGCGATCGGCGTTACTGTAAGCTAAGACCTGGTCGCCAGAGCCGGATCCGTCATTCGCAACCCAGGTCGTGCTTGCGTTACCAACTATTCCCTAGGGGTTTGAAGCCGCTGCAAGACTGTAGGTTTCGACGAAGGTGAGGGCGTGTTCCCTTCGTCCATCCGATCGATCCTGGAGTTTGTATACATAGACCAGACGCGAGGCACTGTCGACTACGTGGAGGAGGTTGTAGATGTGCTGTTCCCCATCTATAACCTCGTTACGGTATTCGCCCCAGAGCCCTGCGGGTGAGGTGGGCTGGGTGCCGGGCAGGTCCCACACCCGATACTCCTGAACCCTGAACGCGCTGGCTGTCCTGGTCAGGTCTTCGCCACCGCCGTTCTTCAGAGTTACGACCAGGATGTAATTTCGAGGAGGGCAGGTAACCGGGATGGTTCCTGTCGCCGTCGCAGTTGTTCCAGAATACGAGCCCAGGGCAGAGTTAACGACATCTTGTGCGCCTTCGCACAGGGGTAACTCAGTTTCGCCAAATGTGACAACATCTACGTCATAGGTGAGGTTCGTTTCGCCGCTTGGCAGGCCGGTAAAGTTGAGCGTGAAATTGAGCGCCTCGTCGTCACGTACCGTGTGACCGGGATCAAACTCGATGTCAATCTTAGGACCAGTCTGCTGCTGAGCATGAGCAGTGTCAGTCGGAATCAGCGAAAGCAGTGGCGGAGCCACCAGGCTGAATAGGAAAGTAGCAACCGCGACTGCAGTTGTCGCTATGACAACTCTAGGATTCACGTGCAACAGATCTCTCCTCTCGCACCTTTAGCAACTGCAAGGCGATAACCGGGTCCCTGCCTCCAACAGCTATGGGGACGGCTCGTGCCTTTCGCCGAACAGTCAATGAAACTCTCTGAGCGCAACTTCCAGCCAGCGCTAGTTTGTACTTCTTTTGGACATTTCAAATATTTCGGACAGTGAAGAAAGCCATTTCCCGTTGTCACATTCGACCGGTACAAAGAGTCGGCAAACTCACACAGCCATCAGACAACTGTAGACCGGCATCTGACATGTCCCTGGACGGATTCGCGTGAAACACGCTCGTCACTGAAGCTCCGTGCCCGATAGACTCGCCAGGCTGCGGCCTCGGCCTTCGAGACCGGCGTAGGTGCCGTCTGAGCGAGACGTGGGTAGCCGCTCGCATTCCGACGTACTGAGTGTCACAATGTCGCCATCGAACGAATTTAGAACTGAACCGGAGGCCAGACAATGACAGGCGCAGATGTCATAGCGAGAATCCTGAAGCAGGAGGGAGTCGACTTCATGGGCGTCATTCCCATGAACACTCTCGAGGAAGCCGGGGCTGTGCACGGCGTCAGACCGATGATATTCAGGCAGGAGCGCGTTGGCGTCAATCTCGCCGACGGTTATAGCCGCGTAACCAACGGTCGCGGAGTGGGAGTCTTTTCCATGCAGGCAGGCCCTGGTGCGGAGAACGCATTCGCAGGTGTCGCGCAGGCGTATGCAGACTCCGTTCCCATTCTTCTGCTGCCGGCGTCAGCGCCACGAGCCAGGGCGGGCGTCCATCCGACGTTCAGTCCAAGTCAGAGCTACTCTGAAGTAACCAAATGGTCCGAGCAGATCAACATGATCGAGAGAATCCCCGAGATGATGCGCCGCGCATTCACGCAGGTGCGCACGGGCCGACCTGGTCCTGTCTTGCTGGAGATCCCCTCTGACGTTCTCCGCGGCAACTACCCGGACGACGTCGCGAACTACTCCCCAGTTACCCCTCGCATGTCTTCGGGGGACCCCGGTGACGTGAAAGAAGCAGCCCGAATGCTACTGTCGGCCAAGCGTCCGGTCATCCAGGCCGGGCAGGGTGTCCTGTATGCCGAAGCATGGGACGAGCTGCGTGAGCTGGCTGAACTCACCCTCACACCGGTCATGACCACCATGGCAGGCAAGAGCGCCTTCCCCGAGGATCATCCGCTTTCGCTTGGCACCAGGAGCGGCACCACGACAGGCCCAGTTGTCCATTTCATCGATAAGGCTGACCTCATCTTTGGAATCGGCTGCAGCTTCACGAGGATCCACTATGGAGCAGACCGTTTCGATTCCAAGATCATCGTCCACTGCACCAACAGTCTCGACGACGTCAACAAGGACTACGATCCCGACCATGCCGTCGTCGGGGATGCCAAGCTCGTGCTCTCGCAACTGATCGAGGAGGTCAAGCTCCAACTTGGCTCTGCCAGCCGGGTGGAGCACAACGGAGTCGCGACAGAGGTCGCGGCTGTCCGCAACGAGTGGATGAAAGACTGGCTCCCATTGCTGACGTCCGACGAGGCTCCGATCAACCCGTATCGCGTAATCTGGGACCTGATGAACACCATCGACCGCAAGAACGCAATCGTCACGCACGACTCAGGAAGTCCGCGTGACGAGTCCATACCTTTCTATGAAACGATCTCGCCAAGAGGCTTCATAGCTTGGGGCAAGTCGACGCAGCTTGGATACAGCCTCGGGCTGGCCATGGGCGCCCGGATGGCCGCGCCGGACAAGCTCGCTGTTCACATCATCGGCGACTACGGCTTCGGAATGGTGGCTCTCGACATCGAGACTTGCGTGCGCGAACGTATTCCGATACTCAGCATCGTCCTCAATAACTCGGCAATGGGCATCTACTCACCGAACAGCTTCCCGACCGCCAACGACCTCTATGGCACCAAGTACACGGGCGGAGACTTCGCAAAGGTCGCGGAGGCGATGGGCAGCTACAACGCCCGCATTGAGAAGCCTGAAGAGATAGTGCCAGCGATCAAGACGGCTACCAAGGTAATCGAAGCAGGGCAGCCAGCCGTGCTCGAGTTCATAACCAAGGAGGAGCAGGCCTTCCCGTTCAGGGGAGCGGTCTGATCTGAGTAACCGGCTTTGGCCGGACCGGGGCACCTGGTCTGCTCAGACGCCGACCTGGTTTAGCACACGACCCGTGCGGGCGTACTCGATGACAACACGGGCCATCTCCTCGGCCACGGCGCGGTGCGCCTGAGTTGTGGCGCCACCAATGTGGTGCGTGCCGATGATCCCTGGAACGGCAAAGAGTGGGCTGTCCACTTCGCCGGTGCCGGCAGCAGGTTCTCCATCGAAGACATCCAGTCCTACGCGAAGTCCCTTCGACTTTACAGCCTCGACAAGGGCATTCTCGTCGACGACCTCTGCTCTCGCGGTGTTGACGAGATACGCGCCAGACTTCATCGCATCCAGGAATGTTGCATCCACCATGCCTTGGGTCTCCGGCGTTAGTGCAACATGGATGCTTACTATGTCGGCATCTCGTGCGACGTCTGCCGGCGATGACCTGTGACCGATGCCGAGTTCGGACGCGAGGGCAGGGGATAGAGACCTGCTCCAGCCTATTACATCCATACCAAATGCCCTAGCGATTGGAATCATCGCGCGTCCCGTGTGACCTGTTCCCAACAGGCCCAGGGTGCTGCCGCTGAGTCCCCTGGCGTCAGAGAAGCCAACCTTGTTCCATCGACCGTCCCGCAGTTCAATAACGCTATGAGCGACGTGCCTGTCCAGTGCGATAATGAGTCCAAACGCGAGCTCCGCCACGGCAGCAGCGTTCTTGCCCGGGCAGTTCGCGACTTTGATACCCAGGTCGGAGGCTGTCTCCACGTCGATCGTGTTGAAACCGGCTCCCGCGCGGACGACCAGTTTGAGTTGACCGGACCTCAGCGTGTCTTCGGTGACCCGTGTACTTCTGACAACCAGGACGTCAGCGGCTGTCGCTGCAACTGCTGATGGAAGGGTCTCGAGGGTCAGGTCCGGATCGGCGATGACCTCAACACCCGCGGTTCGCAAGAGCTCGGGGCCAGGGTCAGCGATCCTATCGGCCAGCAGGGCTCTCATTGCGCCTTCCCTCCTGACTTCCCGTCCCACTCGTTCAAGCCATCGGCTGGAACCCTTGACTCGTCAGCCGGCGGCGCTCTCCTGAGGCGATTCACGGATGAGCATCTCCTGCCTCAGCCATGTTGACCGTCCGTAGTTCTTGGGCTTGCCAATATGGAAGTCCTCTACCGGAGCGAAGTCTCCCGCTCGGAGGGCCTCTAACAGGTCGGCCTCGTTTCTGACATCCCCACGGAACGCGGTAACACCGCGGGCAAGTCCGTCAAGCGAGTGTGCGTCGGAACCGCCCGTGCCCCAGAAACCGTGTATCGCAGCGACTTCCTGAGCAAACCGGTTCTCCACCTCAATGTTACCTCCGTTGACGACCTCTACCTCGTCTACCAGGTCGAACACAGGATGCCTGGAACCTTCCTCCGCTGTCTTTGGAATGCGGTCTGCCTCCTGAAACAGCATGTTCTGAGTGTAGTGGGGCAGATCGAAGAGGAATCGGAAGGGATGGGCGAGGATCATGAACCCGCCGACTTTGTCCACTTCACGACGAAGAGTACGAATCACTTCAATGCTGTCACCGTAGCCGGCGACGTGGCCCTCGAGTCCCATCGTGATCACGTGGCCCAGCGGGGTATATACCTCGAGCGCCCTGACGAGAACGATGTCGTCCACCGTTCGCTCAAATGCCTCGAAGTCATGCTTTGGCCAGCCGTCATGTTCAGTCACCATGATCCCCGTGATGCCGAGCCGCCGGGCGTCGTCGACCATCTCCTGAGGGGTCAAACCACTGTCCGGGCTGCCCTGGTTGGTGTGAACATGAAGGTCAAATAGTGAAGGCAATGGCGTGGCTCACTCCGTGTGGGCTGTAGGCCGTTACAGCCGCTGGCTGGTCGGTCTCAGTTAACAGTCGCCAATTACGTCTACGATTGTCAAATCGTCCTCATACAATCGCCAGTAGGCGCCAGTCATGGGGTCTGTGACTGTCCACTCACGAATTCCCCGCTCGTGATGGTCGTCCGTGCGTGGCGCGCGCATCCATTTTGCCTCGAACCTTGGCCTGTTGGGCAGATAAGCGTCCGCAGCCGCGCAAGTCTCGCGAATGTGGACCTCTACGAAATTTATTGCCTGCTGGCGGGTGTATTTTGGCGTGTAATCCATCGCCGTAGCGGTGCGTCTTTCGTCCGACAGACTGGACTGCTTGTCGGTAAACGGAACTAATCCTCGTGAGCCAATAACGAGAATGGCAATTGCAACTACAGAAACTATTATCCAGTTACGCAAAACACTCTTCCGAGAACAAAAGGCAATTCAGTCACTGTAAGTGGGAGTATAGAGAAAACAGGCGTTGTCCGTCATTCAGCATGACCGGAATACGAACAACAGCAAGCATCAGCGGAAGACGGACCGTCCGAGGCACGAATGTGAAGGCTGTTGAAGAGTTTCACAGGTTGAGCAAACCAGCGAGAACTCTGGATCCTAGATCTGCCGCAGTCTTGGGT includes:
- a CDS encoding cadherin repeat domain-containing protein, whose protein sequence is MTPPDYEDVDYYFVIVEASDGNSTSSLQVNVFIEDVNETPDVTGDDSPEFAENTSGTVASYDDVDPEGDGITWSLSGDNADAMDINSSGDLTFNSSPDHETQELYRVIVQAFDGNSTGTLPVVVTVTDVNEDPEFPIATTSRSVEENAGLNAEVGLPVEADDPDDGDTLTYSLSGTGASLFNIDGNGQITAVSSLDSDVEDTYVITVNVHDGRAADGSPSTDIDDTVVVTITVSDINEPPTLTGTNTVSVAENSGRAVATYSADDPEGVSPIWTLAGDDADDFDITDGVLTCKSVPDREAPTDADTNSVYLVTVKASDGNNTVELT
- a CDS encoding thiamine pyrophosphate-requiring protein → MTGADVIARILKQEGVDFMGVIPMNTLEEAGAVHGVRPMIFRQERVGVNLADGYSRVTNGRGVGVFSMQAGPGAENAFAGVAQAYADSVPILLLPASAPRARAGVHPTFSPSQSYSEVTKWSEQINMIERIPEMMRRAFTQVRTGRPGPVLLEIPSDVLRGNYPDDVANYSPVTPRMSSGDPGDVKEAARMLLSAKRPVIQAGQGVLYAEAWDELRELAELTLTPVMTTMAGKSAFPEDHPLSLGTRSGTTTGPVVHFIDKADLIFGIGCSFTRIHYGADRFDSKIIVHCTNSLDDVNKDYDPDHAVVGDAKLVLSQLIEEVKLQLGSASRVEHNGVATEVAAVRNEWMKDWLPLLTSDEAPINPYRVIWDLMNTIDRKNAIVTHDSGSPRDESIPFYETISPRGFIAWGKSTQLGYSLGLAMGARMAAPDKLAVHIIGDYGFGMVALDIETCVRERIPILSIVLNNSAMGIYSPNSFPTANDLYGTKYTGGDFAKVAEAMGSYNARIEKPEEIVPAIKTATKVIEAGQPAVLEFITKEEQAFPFRGAV
- a CDS encoding cadherin repeat domain-containing protein — encoded protein: MSVDEFTLDSANSDPRGIDENTLNDVSGSIFVVDVNGGDAGKVFQYSRENSGPYVHSSTSSRVFDLHDDNENPTGLFFNSFSMSVADDEDDKIYAYEDRHYLDRGWVNVLGKEINGLGRLGNNDPAGVWVDYRWVYVVDSVTKKIYGYNYPDIPFDPIAISGYSSIQAMENSTTTGVLYEAIDPNERYYENATTSWANLGIHRTQTDDRLFAFEKVRDISSTTAEFELVFREPGADYEKAIDSDGNNDYELLISGSGRGFPYAYFPLTVHITDQEPEPRFFWENSTTRQVLEDTPAGQPIYPAVEAINPDNDAVHIYSLKGDDAADFTISASTGLLSINKKLLFAETPYSVIVGIRDGVDPTGTTTTSTEDDDTIKVTINVFRGPVVTGTSSIDYTENGTGDVAQYSATNPGNDTIVWSLQGDDADDFVIHENNGTLLFGAPPDYEDATDSNSDNVYNVAVVASDGSVEGELDVTVTVTNVNEKPEFTEGSSTSRNVDEGDQADRPVGNPVTATDQDASDTLIYSLSGTDSSSFDIDSSTGQIKTKDALDFDGGQKTYEVTVEVRDSRDADGNSDTDTDDSIDVTINVQGVNDPPVLTGTSTFNYLENGRDPVGTFTATDPEGQNIIGACQVTTRTRSRLLAVCSSL
- a CDS encoding PHP domain-containing protein, whose amino-acid sequence is MPSLFDLHVHTNQGSPDSGLTPQEMVDDARRLGITGIMVTEHDGWPKHDFEAFERTVDDIVLVRALEVYTPLGHVITMGLEGHVAGYGDSIEVIRTLRREVDKVGGFMILAHPFRFLFDLPHYTQNMLFQEADRIPKTAEEGSRHPVFDLVDEVEVVNGGNIEVENRFAQEVAAIHGFWGTGGSDAHSLDGLARGVTAFRGDVRNEADLLEALRAGDFAPVEDFHIGKPKNYGRSTWLRQEMLIRESPQESAAG
- a CDS encoding hydroxyacid dehydrogenase, translating into MRALLADRIADPGPELLRTAGVEVIADPDLTLETLPSAVAATAADVLVVRSTRVTEDTLRSGQLKLVVRAGAGFNTIDVETASDLGIKVANCPGKNAAAVAELAFGLIIALDRHVAHSVIELRDGRWNKVGFSDARGLSGSTLGLLGTGHTGRAMIPIARAFGMDVIGWSRSLSPALASELGIGHRSSPADVARDADIVSIHVALTPETQGMVDATFLDAMKSGAYLVNTARAEVVDENALVEAVKSKGLRVGLDVFDGEPAAGTGEVDSPLFAVPGIIGTHHIGGATTQAHRAVAEEMARVVIEYARTGRVLNQVGV